GAGTGATAGCCAGGACTTCCTGTTGAGAGGCTGTAGTGTTGGCGACAGAGGGTAGAGGAGAATTCAATCCTGTTGGTGCCGGAGGGCTGGTTGCTGCCGAGTCTGGGGCTAGCACAACGCCGAGAGGGGCTGGCGTCCGTCCCATCAGACTCTCTTGAAGGGCTAAATCCTGTTGGCTAAAAGGGTAAGTATTTTTCAGAGAGAGTTCCGTTGCTCCCACCTGGCTAGGAAAAGAGAGACAAACAGAAATCGAGAGGAGACTCAGATGGCAAATAGATAATGGCTTTAACGGCATAAATTTATCCACAAATTAAGCGCAATAAATAACAGTCCTCTTGTGCAGACTCAGGAAATTAGACACCCTAGATTGAACCATACTGTCAAGGAATGGAAGCTGAAATTCAGAAAATATAAATATCTATAAGATGGATGGAGTGACCGAATCTTGATGATGTGCATAAAAAATCCAGAGAGTAAAAAGGATAAATACTCTCTGGATCAAAAATGAATAGTTCAGGCCTAAAAGCCTCAAATACTGATAGCTATAAAGCTGAGGTCTCTAAAAAAACCAGTAAATTCACGAGGGGCTTATAGATTAGTTGTTTAAGCCAGTATTAGGGCTGACAGGGTCTTCCGTGGTCCCGCCAATGGCACTTTCCGGCTCAGCGATGGGCGTTCTCTCGTTTAACAATCGCTCAAAGTCAATGACCTCTTTTTTAGGACCTCCCCGGCGAATACTAGTTCGATAGTTGAACAGTTGGCGCAGTACCCGTGTGGGTTTATCTTTCGGCTCAAGGGTAATTAATAACCCTTGATCTAGGCATTGCCCTGCTTTCTCAGAGATACAAATAACTTTGTAGTTATTCATACTTCCAGTAGAGACAAATCGCAGTAATCGCTGGTCAGAGAATTGCTGAAATCGTTGGGTTACTGCTTCACATCTTTTGGCAGGAGTCCAAGTTGTGCCAAAAAAGTTACTTTCCCAGACAATGAGCTCAATCATGCCTCGCTCAGTGTGGGCTACGGTCGATAATTTATCCGCCTCATTTTTACATTCATAGCGAATTCTGGATTTTACCGGTTGGTCTGGTGAAATACCCGGTTTGATTTGGGGAGAGGTGGCATTTTCTCCTTCTGAGACCTTGGGGATAGCAGGGATGCCGGGTGTCGATAAACCAGGGTCAGCAGAGACTGCTAAGGGGCTGGCAATGGCCGTTAAGAGGAGAGAAGATGTGAGGAGAACTCTAGAAAAATAAGTCATTTTAATACCTTGAAGTCGTTGTCACTGGCATAAATCACCCGCATAAATTTTGGCTGGCTGAGGAATCAGCAAGAGGCCTGATAGCTAAGTTGTTGATGACATAGGCAAAGAACCTCATTCTGAACACAAAGGACCAGGGCAGATATTCACCACTTCTTTCTGGGGGGCAGGCTGTGCAGGAGGCTGATAGACAGGCGGGGGAGCCGATCGGGCAGGGGGGCGATAGACCGGGGGAGGAGCTGAACGGACTGGAGGCTGGTAAACCGGGGCTGACCGAACGGGGGGTTGATAGACCGGAGGAGCCGGCCGGGTGGCCGTTTGTGCAGGGGGCTGCCAAACGGTTTCGGGGGCTGGCCGATTGGCGATCGCAGTTTTGGCATCCTTCTGGATTTGATCGGCGATTTTCTGCCAGTATTCTGGGGTTTTGATTTGTTTGGCGGTTGCGATCGCATCTTCCTCACGCCCTTCCTTTAAGGCTTTTTTAGCTGCCGTGATCTTTTTCTCATTGGCACTATGTTTGTCTTGCCACTGCTTGGATTCTCGCTGGGCCTTTGTCTTGACGACGCTGGTGGTGGGAATTTGTTCAATCCCCGATAAAGCCAGTTTTAAATCTCCCTTGACTTCATAGTTCTGGCGAGCGTCCTGCAAGATGCGGGCGGACCAATCATCTAATTTCTGGGTGGCTTGAAAATGATAGGTACTCTGATCCGACACCTTCGTGATCAGCTGCACAGCTTCCCCAAACTTCGTTTCCTCAGCCAGTTGTTTGGCCTGGCCCAGATAGCACTTCGACAATGGATTCAGCAATTGGTTGACCGCTTCAGATTGTTGGGTCATGGCTGTTTCGCCCAGGTCAATACATTCAGAATATTTGGCTTGCCCATGTAGTTGGCCCAGGTGAGCTGCCGTTTGGCTGAGGTTTTTAGGACCCCACAGCAGAAATCCACCAATGCCTGCTCCGACTAAAACCGTAGAGGGCACGAGCACCTGAAGGAGTTTGCGGGATTTAGCATTCGTCTTACTGGTCTCATAGATGGGGGCGGTCCCCTTCTCTGGCTGTACCGGCAGTGCCTGAATATTGGTGGCTTGATTGGTAACTTGGTTGGTTGGATTGTCTGCGGTTACTGTGGTTTGAGGTTGATAAATCGTTGAGGGTGGCTCTGCAGGGTCGTATTCTTTCTCTAACTTGCCGGACGGGGGCATGGCTTCCGTTTTGGCGGCTGCCAGGGTCATGCTACCCACAACATCAGGTACCTGGTCGAGATCCGCTAATACTTCGGTGACGGACTGATAGCGCTTGCGATAGTCTCGACGAACCATCTTGCGCAAAATGTCAGCCATCTCTGGACTGACGTCGGCCTCATTCTGCCAGAGGATTTCGTCTTCTTCACTGCGCTCAAATTCGACGGGACGAACGCCCGTTAAACCATAGATACCAATGGTGCCTAAAGCGTAGATGTCGCTACTGATATGGGGTTTGCCGCGAATTTGTTCGTCTGGCATATAGCCAGGGGTGCCGACGGCAATGGTGGTCTCGACCACCTGACTTTGACCGCGATTAATTTGTTTGACGGCCCCAAAGTCCAGCAAAAATACGGCTTGATCCGATAACCGTCGAATTAAGTTATCCGGTTTAATATCTCGGTGAATAACCCCTAGATCATGGACATATTTGAGGATTTCTAAGCATTCGACCAAGAAGGCTTTAACCTTGGCTTCTGGCCACCGTTTATCTCCACTCAATTCCTGGGCAATTGAAATGCCATCAATAAACTCTTGGACCAGGAAGAAATCTTGTTCGGACTCAAAATAAGATAACAGCTTGGGAATCCGAGGATGATTTCCTAAGTTGCCTAGAATACTCGCTTCCTGTTCAAAGAGTCGGCGGGCAATCTCCAGAAATTTAGGATCATTAGAATCTGGCTGGAGCTGCTTAATGACGCACTTTGGATAATCTGTTAAATAGGTATCTCGGGCTAGAAAAGTAGTACCAAAAGACCCTTGCGCTAAGGTTTTTAGCACATGATACCGAGAGGCTATGACTTGTCCGGACATCTCAACCATCAACCCAAACGCTCATTCCAACCAATATTTTAAGAGAGTCGACCGATAGGAATACCAAAAATTACAAGTATTTAAATGGGTATGACTCTGGATCATTTCGTTCACATCCTGCTCTGATAGACCTGAAGTGATCGATCTGATGGGCTGCATGCTCTTTCCCAGAGGCTTTCAGTCTTGAACCAGATATCCCGCATCCCACTGGTTAAAAGACAGATTGAAGCGTCTGTTTAGGATCATCGCCACTTGTCTGAAAGTCTAACTGTCCCTGGGGGTAGGTACAGTGATTTATATCAATTGTCTAGACATTGAGCTAAAGAAATGTGAGTTTTACTACACTCATTTATCTGGGGTGATGGGCTGCGTTACGCAGATATCAAGAGTGAATCCTCATCTAAAAAGGACAACAGCGATTAGACACGGCTCCTAGCCACTTGGGGATGAAATTCATTAAGATTATTGACACGCCCTCTTCTCAACTTGCTTGTGAGGTTTAGCTTTGTCTGTCTCTGTGAAATTTATGCCTGACGATGTCACCATCGAGGCTGAAATTGGTGAGCCATTGTTGACGGTTGCTGAGCGCGCTGGAATTGAGATTCCCACCGGTTGCTTAATGGGATCCTGTCACGCTTGTGAGGTGGATGTTGAAGAGATTGGAGAGATGTGTTCTTGTATCTCTTCTGTTCCCCCTGGCTATGGTCAACTGACGATCAATTTATTCTCAGATCCCACCTGGTGATTAAGAAGAGTGGGTGGGGATAACCTCAGCCACTTTGGCGGAAATAAAGGGAATAACTTCTTCGTTATCGCTGGCCTGTTTGCCCTCGGTAAACACCACTAATAAATAAGGAGAGCGATTAGGCAATTCAATATAGGCGGCATCATGGCGGACGGTGCTGGTCCAGCCAGCTTTGGACCATACTTTTGTATCTAAAGGAACGCCGCTGCCGATAAATCCGGTCACTTGATTTTCTGGATCTGCGGCCAGCACGTCTGGGCTGAGATTCCGCAGCATTAGGTTTAGCATGGCTTGCGATCGCACCGCCGATACCGATACCCCACCGACAATACTGTGCAGCAGACGGGCTAAGGCTTCTGTGGTCAACCTATTGCGATTGGCTCGGTTTTCTCCCACAAATGCCTGCTCTCGTCCGTAGGGACCATCTCCCCAGGTTTTTTGATTGGCATTGATGGTGCCCAGTTCCGGCCAGCCCAAGGATTGAAAATATCGATTGACGATATTGCGCTGGTACTGCCAGGTCTTAAAGGGTTCAGGGGATAACTCAGGACCGCTGGTGGTGCCGGTCAGCATATCCACTACCAGACCCGTACCATCGTTACTAGAGTCAACAATCATGTCCCGCATCGCCCGCTCTAATTCAGGGGAGGGCTGCATCATTCCCGTTTCTAACCATTCATGGGCAGCGACGAGATAAAACAGCTTGACCACACTGGCTGGATAAATACATTCCACCCCGCGATAGCTATACCCCCGCACCGGATATTGCCAAAATTCCTGGGGACTGATGCTGCCTCCTGTATTCGTGATGAAAGGTGGATCATACACAAGCCAAGTTATGGCCAGCTGATTTTGAGCTAACCAAGGAAATTTAGTCCAGACCTCTTCCACAATGGATTGGCCTTGAGATTGGAGCTGATCATCTGATTGAAAAAACGGCATGGCTCAGTAAGAATTTGGGCAAAGGGCAAGCTTTATCAACAGCAGACTAACACCATTTTCGATTCCCTAACAGGCCAAAAAAATCTGGCGAAAATGTCTAGATTGAAGGCGATAAGATTCCTAAATTCTCTTTTTTCCTCTATTGTTGAATTATTTCTTAAGGTGAAGTGACATTTCTAGGGTCAAATCAGGGCAAACTCTAGAAGAGGGTCTAATTCTATTAGGCAAGATTCTTGTTCAATCTGATGCATTATCAAGAGATTGTTTAGAACTAGACTGGTATTTTTCAGCCCTTACTCATTAGTGGATGTAGGAGTTAAGCGTGGCAGGTCACAAAATCTTAGTGATTGATGACAGCAAGGTCATTCGTATGCGTGTCCGGGATATGCTGCCGGAAGGTGACTTTCAGGTTTTAGAAGCTAAGGATGGTGCAGAAGGCTTAAACTTGATTCGGCAAGAACGCCCTACTTTAATCATGTTGGACTTTCTGTTACCCCGAGTTAGTGGTTGGGAAGTCTATCAAGAACTGCAAAATGAGAACGATCTGCAGTCCATTCCCTTGGTCATCATGTCAGGTCGAAAGGAAGAAGTCACCGATAAGCTGACAGAACCCTTCGAATTTTTTGAATTTATTGAAAAGCCTTTTGAGAAGCATCAATTGCAAAAGGCGATTAAAGGTGCCTTTACTAAGTCTCGATTACCTCGACTCCGTACGGAAGCCAGTAAGCCTGCAGAGGCTGCTCCTGCCGTTGACAATACTGAGGTGATTGAACTACGCCAGAGAGTAGAGTCGATGGAAACTGAGATTGCTAACTTGAAGCGGGCATTGACTCAACTCGTGAACTTCGTAAAGCAAAAGCTTTAGGGATTTCTCTAGACATCATTTAATCCAGATCTCGTCGCCCTTCTAGTGCTCTAGCAAGGGTGACTTCGTCTGCATATTCTAAGTCACCCCCCATGGGTAGACCAAAGGCAATGCGCGTCACGCGCGTAAAGGGTTTGAGCAATTGACCGACATATAGTGTGGTAGTTTCGCCTTCCACACTGGGGTTAATGGCCAGAATCACCTCTTGGGTCTTCGCTTGGTGAACCCGGCGGATCAGGGGTTGGACATTCAGCTGATCGGGGCCAATGCCATCCATGGGGGAAATCAAGCCGCCAAGCACATGATATTGGCCCTTGAATTCCCGCGTTTTTTCTAGGGCAATCACGTCTCTGGAATCGGCAACCACGCAAATCACCGTCTTATCGCGACTCGGGGCACGACAAATATCGCAAACGGGGTCAGCGGACAAATGAAAGCAAACAGAACAAAAACCGACCTGTTGTTTGGCCTCGATTAAGGCATTGGCGAGGGCTTCGACTTCGGCAGTCGGTCGTTTCAGCAGATGCAGGGCTAATCGCTGAGCACTTTTAGGGCCAATGCCGGGGAGTCGCTGCAGTTGCTCAACCAGTCGGGCTAAGGGCCGGGTATAAACCGTACTCACAGTCGGATGCCTCTCGGTAGGGATAGAGCTGAGGTCATTATTTTAGCCTTTGGTTTCCGGTTGCTTAGAAGCCCGTAAGGCGGCAATGATGTCTTGATTAGCTTTGGGAAAGGGATACTCATCTAGCTCTGCTAAGGTAACCCAGCGAATTTCATCACATTCAATAGCCTGGGGCTCACCTTGGATATGGTGGCAATGATGAACCATGAGGGTGACTTTGAAGTGGGTGTAGGCGTGATTGACTGTAATCAAATGATCGTCAACGCCAATCTCAATACCCAGTTCTTCTTTGATCTCGCGGCGAATGCAGTCTTCCACGGATTCTTGGGGTTCCACTTTCCCACCTGGAAATTCCCATAGGCCACCCAGTAATCCTTTTTGAGGGCGTTTATCGATCAGCACCTGGTTTTGGTCATTCCAGATCACGGCAACGCCAATTTGTTTATGGGGCACTGGGGCTTTCTGTTCGGTCATGGGTAAGGTGGTTTGCAGTTGATGGCGGTAGGCTTGGCAATCGGACATCCAGGGGCAGCGATGGCACTGGGGTTGCTTGGGGGTACATAGGGTTGCCCCGAGGTCCATAAATGCCTGGTTGAATTCCCTAGGATACTCTGGATCGAGGAGCGCTGTGGAGGCTTCCCACAGATCGGCTAACACTTTTTTCGGTGGCACCTGGATGGCGAGTAGCCGGACTAATATGCGCTTGACGTTGCCATCCAAAATGGGGGTGGGCTGGTTAAAGGCGGCGCTAAGGATTCCCCCGGCAGTGGTTCGACCGATGCCGGGTAAGCTCACCACTTGGTCAAATTGCTCTGGGAAAGTCCCGTCCCAGTCTGCGATGACTTGTTGGGCAGCTCGATGCAAGTTCCGCGCCCGAGCGTAGTACCCCAGTCCTTGCCAGACTTTCAGAACATCCTGTTGGGGAGCGGCTGCTAGGCTGGCAATGGTGGGGAATTGGGCTAGCCAACGTTGATAATAAGGAATGACGGTTTTAACCTGGGTTTGCTGGAGCATGATCTCTGAGACCCAGATGGCGTAAGGATCTCGGGTTTGTCTCCAGGGGAGATTTCGTCCTGACTCTTGATACCAAGTTCGCAAGGCAGTCCTCAATTTTGCGACTGGTAACTGATGTAGCTTAGAATCTGTCATCAACCCAGATTGGCTCTATATTCCCTTGATTCAGGATAAAGGAATGTTGAGTGTTGAGAGTTAAGGGGGATGGAGATAATGAGGGTACTAGCTTAATTTTGATACATACCCACTGAGGATGATGGACATGGCAAGTAACACTGCTTTGGTGGATCTGTTTACAGTGGTGGAAACTACTATTTCTGATAAATTGAATGGATAGTATTGAGAGCATGTTATTTTTGTGATCAAGTAAGCAGTAGGACATAATTAATTTCACAACATTTTTGCTAAAACCCTGGCTTAGCAAGGAAATAGATTGTAATTACTTCTGCTTAAGTGCTTATATATACTCATCCCAAAAATCTTTACTAGTCTTTGCTTTTAGACGTTAAATTTTTGATCCCAGAATTTGTGCATCTGCAAAGGTGACATGCTCCCATAGTATCTAGATAACATCCTGATTTCAGAAGTATACGGATTAGAGTCGAAAAATGTCTTGATTCTGGAGCTATCATGCCTTCATATAATTACTAGTTAAGCCGCTGCAGACTTTATTAAGTACGATGAGAGAGATGATGGATACGCCAAGATGCCTAGTGCTCATGCCATACGGTCGTTCTCAAGTGAGTGCTAGGCAGATCATTGTTGACATCTTGCAGAGAAATGGAGTTGAGCCCATTATTCCGGAGGAGTTTGTTGCCGGCGCGCGATGGGCTGACGAGATGCTTGAATCATTACGGTTGAGCGATTTCATTATTGCGGACTTATCTGAATTTAACCCGAATGTGATATTTGAACTCGGTGTTGCCCACGGTCTTCGAAAGCCCTTTATTATACTTATTAGTTCTGAGTCTGAAGGACAAATCCCCAGCGATTTATCAGGGTATCAATACCTCACTTACAACCCGCATGACTCATATGAGTTGCACGAGCGCCTTACACGGTTTGTGTTGTCGATGCAGAAGCGACTCACGGCAGGCTCATGAGTGGTAAAAAGGTTTGTTTTGTTGTGATGCCGTTCCGACCAGAACTTAACTTCTTTTTTCTTTACTTACAGCGATATCTTGAGGAAACTCATGGCCTTAGCGTTCGCCGTGGCGACACCAGCGTTCTCACTAAAGCTTTAATGGAGAAGATCGAGTTTGAGATTCAGAACGCAGATTTTATCATTGGAGATATCTCACATCCGAATCCAAATGTTTTCTATGAGCTTGGAATTGCCCGAGCCAACGGTAAACCAGTGATTTTCTTGACACAAGATGAGCCTGAAAAAGCACCTGTAGATGTTCGAGAATTCGAGTTTATTAGATACGACCTGTCAAGACACGATGATCTTCTGACGAAGCTGGATAATGCTGTCCAACATTTACTTGGTCCGGGATATCAGGAACTCTACGATCGCGCTATCACGACGCTACAGATATTCAATTCCGAAACTGAGTCGACGTTCGCACCTGCATCAATCGAGGAATTCCAAGCCCGGGCAATACGTGCAGAGCGGCTTGAAGGTCTCCCAGATACGGACGACGATGCGGCAGTTCGAGAGTTTGTTTTGCCAAAGATAATCTCCGACGCAACTAACATCGCTATAATGCGCAAGATTGATCTGTGGTTGACACCACCACCGATCGACTGAGACACGGATAATATGCTTTTAATAGATACTGAGAATCGGTACCGCTGTACTTGATCATTAGCAAGATTAGATGATTAAATCTAGACTCACCAAAGAGCGTTAAAAGACCAGTGTAGCAATACTTATAGGCAAATTTATGAGCGAGAAACTATACCACAATCATTTGACCGAAATGATAGAGAAAATACAGCGACTTTCCACCGCATTAGATATACATAGAAACCTCTCATTCGTATCTCGACAATGACACATACATCTAGTATGGTTGTCACCTACAAATCTTATGTAGCTTAGCAGTGTAGGCTTGTTCGTGATTTTGACCAAAAGAGATAATAGACCTCTTACATAATTCAGCTAACGATATGGTAGTGGACTAAAAATCTAAGGCAGAATCGCAGTATTTATTGAGTAAGTAGCACATAATGAAACGAATATTGCAAGAGGTCTACTCTTCTACCCAATAATTTTCAGGAAGGGTACACTAACCGAATGTACCTAAAAAACTAAAATAATTTTAGGTGTACAGATACTAACTAGCCAGATATTCAGAAATATCGGCTTTGCGCTTCCGTAGCTTACTTAAAGCTTCCCGCTCAATTTGTCGAACCCGCTCCCGACTAATGCTTAAGCGATCGCCAATCTTGGCCAAAGTCAGCGGTTGACCATCATCTAAACCAAAGCGGAGATGGAGAACCTGCTGCTGCTGGTCTGTCAAATCTGACATTAGCCGCTCAAGGTCTCGTCGCAAAGAAGCTTGCAGAGTAAAGTTCTCAGGAGATTCTGAAGGATCTTCAATCAGCTCACCCAGCTCGGTATCTTGGTTATCTCCAACCTTTACATCAAGGGATAACGGCTGGCGAGCACGTTCCAAATATTCACGGACTTGCTTACCCGTTAAATCTAATTCGGTGGCTAACTCGCTGATTGTTGCTGCTCGGCCCAACTTTTGGGAGAGCTGCCGTTGCGTCTTCTTAATTTTGTTGAGCTTTTCTGTGATGTGGATGGGGAGTCGAATCGTCCGTCCTTTTTCTGCGATCGCACGAGTGATCGCCTGCCGAATCCACCAGTAAGCATAGGTCGAGAATCGATAGCCTTTCGTTGGATCGAACTTCTCGACGCCTCGCTGCATACCAATGGTGCCCTCTTGGATCAGATCCAACAGGTCTACATTGCGCTTGATATATTTTTTAGCCACGGAAACTACCAAGCGCAGGTTGGCTTCCACCATCTTTCGCTTGGCCGCTTCTCCTGCATTTAGAGCTTTTTGCAGCTCAGCTTCCGAGAGCTTAGCGGCCATCGACCACTCCGTCTGGTTCGGTTGACGTTCTAATTGCCCCGCCAATTCTTCGTGAATAGTCTGCAGCTTAATCAGGTGTTGGACTTGCTTGCCAAACGTTACCTCTTCTTCATGGGTCAAGAGGGGGACACGCCCAATCTCTCGCAAGTAAGAGCGCACAGAATCTTTAGCAATTTCTTTGGTTCTCATGGGGCGTCTCTCAAGTTTAGACAAAGGCATCTAGGATGGCGTGTGGACTTGTAAGAAATGAATTCTCATCTATCTCACTACAAAGGCAATCCCGTTCAGCAAGTCAAACGTACAATACCGTATCCAAACACTTACAACAGTCAAAAAGATTACGCTCTGTAAACTTAGATGTCTGTATATAGGGCTCATCAGACTTGAATTGTACCTTTTATATTAAAAATCGTAACATATCTTTAATTTATCTTTGTCTTTGCTTGTCAGAGATTCCAATTAATGTTCCAGACAAATTATTGATCGGAACTGGCATACTCCCACAAATGTAGACGTTGCCAGGGTTTTTGGGTTGCAACGGCCCCGGCAAAGTTAGGATCTGGAAATAGGTTGTGCAGAAATAGTTGATGAGACTGCGATTGCTCCATCACATTGATAGTGGTGCTGGCTTGATTTAATCCCTGGGCTACATTGATTTGATTGAGGGCATGGGCAATGCTGCCGCCCATTGCCTTAACACAAGCTTCTTTCCGGGTCCACAGTTGAAAAAAAGTACGGCATTGTCGTTCTACAGGCTGTTGCAGTAGAATCTCGTGTTCTGCTTCTGAAAAGAAGCGCTGGCTTATATTTATATACTTAGCCTGTGGGTTCACCTGCTCAATATCAACACCCACTGCAGTCGTCTGAGTAATGGCAATAACAGCTAATTCATGGGAATGAGAAACGTTGAATTGCAAATTCAAGGGATTGCAAGACGCTATGAGTTGAGGTTTGCCATAGTTTCCATAATCAAAGTACAAGACTTTACCCGACGTCTGTAAATACTGGCCCAACAAGCATCGTAGGGTTCCCCGGACCTGCACATACTTGCCCTGATCTTGCGATCTCACAAACCGCTGGGCTCTCTGTTGCTCATCTCTAGACAATAAATTCCATAAAGAAGGGTCTATTTCACCCCTCGCTTGTAGTGAGAGTCGCCAGATATGTAGTGCCTGGGGGACGATCGAGATCACTTTACCAGTGGGAATCCATTGCCAATTGGACATATTGATGGTTTCTATGCTCGCATTACCGCAGTTTGACCCTTGGCGGAGTCGTGTCTACATCCCTTGCTAAAGTGAGAGACATAGTTTGAGAGATGTATAAGGATACCGCAACCTTGTTAGACGAAAAAGCCAAACGCACCTTGCTTCGCAACATTCCCCATCCCCTCAACATCTGTGGTGTTAAAGAAGGGGATGAAGTCAATGGATTCACCCTTAGCTGGATGACCCAAGCCTCTTTTAAGCCCCCGATGATTGTCATTGGCGTGCGCCAAGATTCTCGTTCCCACGCCATGATCAAGGCGAGTCAAGTCTTCGCTGTTAGCTTTCTAGAGGTGTCGCAACAAGATTTAGCAGAAACCTTTTTTAAGCCCCAACAAAGAACAGGCGATAAATTTGGCGATGTAGAGTTCTACTTAGGTGAAGAGACTGGCTGTCCGATTATTGCTAGTGCTTTAGGCTTCGTAGAATGTCAGGTCAAAGGCAGCTTAGAAGAAGGCGATCATTCTATTTTTATGGGAGAAGTCATCGCTGCTGGGCAGCATCGTGAGGGACAGCCCCTATGGATGAAAGATACGCCCTGGCAATACGGCGGCTGAAGTCCCTGTCTACTTCTGATGCAGAGCAGGGCATACTAACCCCAGACAGATTCTCAAATATTCCTGAGATAGGATCTGAATCAAGCATTGACGAATTATTTCTAGAAGTTGGTTGAGAGAGTGAAATAAATAATGTTGACATCTTCTCGGCGCTGGTTAACGCGCCTTCTGGTTGGTTCTGTTATGGCGTCTACAGCGTTGGTAGCCACTCTGCCGGGGCATACACAATCAGCAGGAGACGTAATTCAAATTGGGGGTAGTGCTTCAGAGCAGTCCCGCTTCCAAAACTATTGGCAGCAATTGATGAACCTCAATGGCCCACCAGAGACTGAGGAAGCTTCTGCAAGTTCTTCTTTTGAAGAAAGTGATGTGGATCCCCAAGCCTTAGCGCAAAAACTCAGCAAGAACCTACGAGTATCGAATCTTCGTCTTGCTCCTATTATTCGTTTGAATGGTTCGTCTGAAGTTCAAGGAACCCTAACAAACGGCAACAAGAAATCTGTAACCGTATCGGGCGTGAATTTCGAAGTGGTCGATGGTAGCGGCAAGCTGATACAGACTGGAAGTGCCGTGCCCAGACCATCTAACTTATCTTCAGGCCAGTCTGTCACCTTCAAAGCTCAACTACTAACAGTGCCTCCTAACGGAAGTTATAAAGTGCGTCTGACAAAACCCGCTTTTAATATTCAGGGTGGTGTGTAGTCTTCTGTTTTCGAACTAGTTGGGACCACCTTTTGTGTTTGGCGGTACATCTATATTGCTATAAAGTTAGGGGCAATGGTGGTACCCAATTTCAAGCGTGATGTTTGAGGCGACCTAGGTACTCTGGGTCGCCTTCTCTGATCTAACGGTAAGCTCTCATTGGATTGACATAATAAGGGCGTAAGCTACTGTAAACAATTGAACATGACTTGTTTTGTTTGCCTTCTTCTCTCGTAATCACTGGGTATGGCGTTATTACTGAGTGCTAGAAGGTTTACGCTTCATGGGTGTTATGGCTGTCTGTTATTCTCTGAAGACTCATGCAATAGTGTTATACGCTTACCTTCTCCAATGCTGTTGACTCTGCACACATCTAATCTTGAACCTCTTACAATACGGTTATGAACGCGTTTGATCCAACCCCACCCAACTGGACCAATTCAGCTACCCATGCCCATCATTTTTATTGTCCAAGTTGCCGGGCGACCTGTTCAGAAGCACAGGCAGTGTGGATCAATCGTCGGGCTCCGGTCATTACCGAAACCTATCTGCGCAAGTGGCAAGAGTTTTACCAATGCCAGTGTGGACAGGCTTGGTGGGCTTGGAGTAGCGATCGTCCACCTTCAGATTTATATCCAAAAGAACATCCAGA
The Acaryochloris marina S15 genome window above contains:
- a CDS encoding COP23 domain-containing protein, which produces MTYFSRVLLTSSLLLTAIASPLAVSADPGLSTPGIPAIPKVSEGENATSPQIKPGISPDQPVKSRIRYECKNEADKLSTVAHTERGMIELIVWESNFFGTTWTPAKRCEAVTQRFQQFSDQRLLRFVSTGSMNNYKVICISEKAGQCLDQGLLITLEPKDKPTRVLRQLFNYRTSIRRGGPKKEVIDFERLLNERTPIAEPESAIGGTTEDPVSPNTGLNN
- a CDS encoding serine/threonine-protein kinase, which translates into the protein MVEMSGQVIASRYHVLKTLAQGSFGTTFLARDTYLTDYPKCVIKQLQPDSNDPKFLEIARRLFEQEASILGNLGNHPRIPKLLSYFESEQDFFLVQEFIDGISIAQELSGDKRWPEAKVKAFLVECLEILKYVHDLGVIHRDIKPDNLIRRLSDQAVFLLDFGAVKQINRGQSQVVETTIAVGTPGYMPDEQIRGKPHISSDIYALGTIGIYGLTGVRPVEFERSEEDEILWQNEADVSPEMADILRKMVRRDYRKRYQSVTEVLADLDQVPDVVGSMTLAAAKTEAMPPSGKLEKEYDPAEPPSTIYQPQTTVTADNPTNQVTNQATNIQALPVQPEKGTAPIYETSKTNAKSRKLLQVLVPSTVLVGAGIGGFLLWGPKNLSQTAAHLGQLHGQAKYSECIDLGETAMTQQSEAVNQLLNPLSKCYLGQAKQLAEETKFGEAVQLITKVSDQSTYHFQATQKLDDWSARILQDARQNYEVKGDLKLALSGIEQIPTTSVVKTKAQRESKQWQDKHSANEKKITAAKKALKEGREEDAIATAKQIKTPEYWQKIADQIQKDAKTAIANRPAPETVWQPPAQTATRPAPPVYQPPVRSAPVYQPPVRSAPPPVYRPPARSAPPPVYQPPAQPAPQKEVVNICPGPLCSE
- a CDS encoding 2Fe-2S iron-sulfur cluster-binding protein, whose translation is MSVSVKFMPDDVTIEAEIGEPLLTVAERAGIEIPTGCLMGSCHACEVDVEEIGEMCSCISSVPPGYGQLTINLFSDPTW
- a CDS encoding serine hydrolase, giving the protein MPFFQSDDQLQSQGQSIVEEVWTKFPWLAQNQLAITWLVYDPPFITNTGGSISPQEFWQYPVRGYSYRGVECIYPASVVKLFYLVAAHEWLETGMMQPSPELERAMRDMIVDSSNDGTGLVVDMLTGTTSGPELSPEPFKTWQYQRNIVNRYFQSLGWPELGTINANQKTWGDGPYGREQAFVGENRANRNRLTTEALARLLHSIVGGVSVSAVRSQAMLNLMLRNLSPDVLAADPENQVTGFIGSGVPLDTKVWSKAGWTSTVRHDAAYIELPNRSPYLLVVFTEGKQASDNEEVIPFISAKVAEVIPTHSS
- a CDS encoding PleD family two-component system response regulator encodes the protein MAGHKILVIDDSKVIRMRVRDMLPEGDFQVLEAKDGAEGLNLIRQERPTLIMLDFLLPRVSGWEVYQELQNENDLQSIPLVIMSGRKEEVTDKLTEPFEFFEFIEKPFEKHQLQKAIKGAFTKSRLPRLRTEASKPAEAAPAVDNTEVIELRQRVESMETEIANLKRALTQLVNFVKQKL
- the recR gene encoding recombination mediator RecR — encoded protein: MSTVYTRPLARLVEQLQRLPGIGPKSAQRLALHLLKRPTAEVEALANALIEAKQQVGFCSVCFHLSADPVCDICRAPSRDKTVICVVADSRDVIALEKTREFKGQYHVLGGLISPMDGIGPDQLNVQPLIRRVHQAKTQEVILAINPSVEGETTTLYVGQLLKPFTRVTRIAFGLPMGGDLEYADEVTLARALEGRRDLD